In Alosa sapidissima isolate fAloSap1 chromosome 4, fAloSap1.pri, whole genome shotgun sequence, the following are encoded in one genomic region:
- the gpr25 gene encoding probable G-protein coupled receptor 25 isoform X2 — translation MTVYTTAFALPLDYSDDYGSGDYYLTLMPPDDSGEWLDRAVSVLYFLVFLVGFLGNVFVLAVLGWSRGAGGRLVDTFVRHLAVADLVFVATLPLWAVSASVQYRWDFGEPLCQLSSFVVAVNRFSNVAFLACMSADRYLAVVRRLDSRLLRSNGCVRFTCALVWTLALALGAPALFFRRLDARGLCVDPEHSSAFQAYSLLMVLLAFALPVGVIVLCYSAICLHLQRHCALTAHPRAQARRRHTLKIVLAIVTAFVASWLPFSVCRALLAVVRLTGAEMDAVRQADLGRAMLLSSCLAFVNSCANPAIYLLLDRHFRRRAARLVCGRHGNSHAHDSLSSPTGESLSGSTHTRSRLTSLNLKT, via the coding sequence ATGACTGTCTACACCACGGCCTTTGCGCTGCCGTTAGATTACTCTGACGACTACGGCTCCGGCGACTACTACCTGACCCTGATGCCGCCGGACGACTCTGGCGAGTGGCTGGACCGGGCGGTGTCCGTGCTCTACTTCCTGGTGTTTCTGGTGGGTTTCCTGGGCAACGTGTTTGTGCTGGCGGTGCTGGGGTGGTCGAGGGGAGCGGGGGGGCGTCTCGTGGACACCTTCGTCCGGCACCTGGCGGTGGCCGACCTGGTGTTTGTGGCGACGCTGCCGCTGTGGGCGGTCTCGGCGTCCGTGCAGTACCGCTGGGACTTCGGCGAGCCGCTGTGCCAGCTGAGCAGCTTCGTGGTGGCCGTTAACCGCTTCTCCAACGTGGCGTTTCTGGCCTGCATGAGCGCTGACCGCTACCTGGCGGTGGTGAGGCGGCTGGACTCGCGGCTGCTGCGCAGCAACGGCTGCGTGCGCTTTACGTGCGCGCTCGTCTGGACGCTGGCGCTGGCCCTAGGGGCGCCCGCACTCTTCTTCCGCCGCCTGGACGCACGGGGCCTCTGTGTGGACCCGGAGCACTCGAGTGCGTTCCAGGCGTACAGCCTGCTGATGGTGCTGCTGGCCTTCGCGCTGCCCGTCGGGGTCATCGTGCTGTGCTACAGCGCCATCTGCCTGCACCTGCAGCGCCACTGCGCGCTGACCGCCCACCCCCGTGCCCAGGCCCGCCGACGCCACACGCTGAAGATCGTCCTGGCCATCGTCACGGCCTTCGTGGCGTCCTGGCTGCCCTTCAGCGTGTGCCGGGCGCTGCTGGCGGTGGTCAGGTTGACGGGGGCAGAGATGGACGCTGTGCGGCAGGCCGATCTGGGCCGGGCAATGCTGCTCTCGTCCTGCCTGGCGTTCGTCAACAGCTGCGCCAACCCGGCCATCTACCTGCTGCTGGACCGCCACTTCAGACGCCGCGCCGCACGCCTCGTCTGCGGTCGCCATGGCAACAGCCACGCCCACGACTCGCTCTCATCACCCACCGGGGAGAGCCTCTccggctccacacacacacgcagccgcCTGACCTCCCTAAACCTGAAGACCTga
- the gpr25 gene encoding probable G-protein coupled receptor 25 isoform X1: protein MAVTAAVSALTNNDSEAMTVYTTAFALPLDYSDDYGSGDYYLTLMPPDDSGEWLDRAVSVLYFLVFLVGFLGNVFVLAVLGWSRGAGGRLVDTFVRHLAVADLVFVATLPLWAVSASVQYRWDFGEPLCQLSSFVVAVNRFSNVAFLACMSADRYLAVVRRLDSRLLRSNGCVRFTCALVWTLALALGAPALFFRRLDARGLCVDPEHSSAFQAYSLLMVLLAFALPVGVIVLCYSAICLHLQRHCALTAHPRAQARRRHTLKIVLAIVTAFVASWLPFSVCRALLAVVRLTGAEMDAVRQADLGRAMLLSSCLAFVNSCANPAIYLLLDRHFRRRAARLVCGRHGNSHAHDSLSSPTGESLSGSTHTRSRLTSLNLKT from the coding sequence ATGGCTGTCACTGCCGCTGTATCCGCGCTGACCAATAACGACTCTGAAGCGATGACTGTCTACACCACGGCCTTTGCGCTGCCGTTAGATTACTCTGACGACTACGGCTCCGGCGACTACTACCTGACCCTGATGCCGCCGGACGACTCTGGCGAGTGGCTGGACCGGGCGGTGTCCGTGCTCTACTTCCTGGTGTTTCTGGTGGGTTTCCTGGGCAACGTGTTTGTGCTGGCGGTGCTGGGGTGGTCGAGGGGAGCGGGGGGGCGTCTCGTGGACACCTTCGTCCGGCACCTGGCGGTGGCCGACCTGGTGTTTGTGGCGACGCTGCCGCTGTGGGCGGTCTCGGCGTCCGTGCAGTACCGCTGGGACTTCGGCGAGCCGCTGTGCCAGCTGAGCAGCTTCGTGGTGGCCGTTAACCGCTTCTCCAACGTGGCGTTTCTGGCCTGCATGAGCGCTGACCGCTACCTGGCGGTGGTGAGGCGGCTGGACTCGCGGCTGCTGCGCAGCAACGGCTGCGTGCGCTTTACGTGCGCGCTCGTCTGGACGCTGGCGCTGGCCCTAGGGGCGCCCGCACTCTTCTTCCGCCGCCTGGACGCACGGGGCCTCTGTGTGGACCCGGAGCACTCGAGTGCGTTCCAGGCGTACAGCCTGCTGATGGTGCTGCTGGCCTTCGCGCTGCCCGTCGGGGTCATCGTGCTGTGCTACAGCGCCATCTGCCTGCACCTGCAGCGCCACTGCGCGCTGACCGCCCACCCCCGTGCCCAGGCCCGCCGACGCCACACGCTGAAGATCGTCCTGGCCATCGTCACGGCCTTCGTGGCGTCCTGGCTGCCCTTCAGCGTGTGCCGGGCGCTGCTGGCGGTGGTCAGGTTGACGGGGGCAGAGATGGACGCTGTGCGGCAGGCCGATCTGGGCCGGGCAATGCTGCTCTCGTCCTGCCTGGCGTTCGTCAACAGCTGCGCCAACCCGGCCATCTACCTGCTGCTGGACCGCCACTTCAGACGCCGCGCCGCACGCCTCGTCTGCGGTCGCCATGGCAACAGCCACGCCCACGACTCGCTCTCATCACCCACCGGGGAGAGCCTCTccggctccacacacacacgcagccgcCTGACCTCCCTAAACCTGAAGACCTga